In uncultured Desulfobacter sp., one DNA window encodes the following:
- a CDS encoding IS66 family insertion sequence element accessory protein TnpB — MPKSRKGTNEKLNRYWKSNIERWAASGLTQTEYCRRNDLSKDRFTYWKRKFKRQNLPVEFIQLPMSANIHRTGLKLNLGQGVQIEIPDGFTSETLERVLATLKSIS, encoded by the coding sequence ATGCCAAAATCAAGGAAAGGAACAAATGAAAAACTTAACAGATACTGGAAATCAAACATCGAGCGCTGGGCGGCGTCAGGGCTGACTCAAACAGAATATTGCAGACGCAATGACCTGTCCAAAGACAGGTTCACATATTGGAAAAGAAAATTTAAACGACAAAACCTTCCTGTAGAATTTATCCAGTTGCCGATGTCCGCCAATATTCATAGGACCGGATTAAAGTTAAACCTTGGCCAGGGGGTTCAAATAGAAATCCCGGACGGCTTCACCAGCGAGACACTTGAAAGAGTTCTTGCGACCTTGAAATCCATCTCATGA
- a CDS encoding PAS domain-containing protein yields the protein MEKLSYNEYMIIVEQAPIMIWRANTSTECDYFNQQWLNFTGRSIEQELGNGWVEGVFSEDFDMCLEIYLSSFKKREIFEMEYRLRRYDGEYRWIFDRGVPFEDEQGSFGGYIGSCIDVTDGVEAKRLVLKEHESEIKRLRGMLPICSSCKKIRDDKGYWNQIEVYIRDHSDAEFTHGICPECIKKLYPNFRSN from the coding sequence ATGGAAAAGCTATCGTATAATGAATATATGATCATTGTCGAACAGGCTCCTATTATGATTTGGAGAGCTAATACCTCGACCGAGTGTGATTATTTTAATCAACAGTGGTTGAATTTTACGGGGCGAAGCATCGAACAGGAGCTTGGTAATGGATGGGTGGAAGGTGTTTTCTCAGAAGATTTTGATATGTGTCTTGAAATATACCTGTCGTCTTTCAAAAAACGTGAAATTTTTGAAATGGAATATCGCCTCCGGAGGTATGACGGAGAGTATCGCTGGATATTTGATCGAGGAGTACCATTCGAGGACGAACAAGGGAGTTTTGGCGGTTATATAGGCAGTTGTATTGACGTTACAGACGGTGTCGAAGCAAAAAGGTTGGTTTTGAAAGAACACGAATCTGAAATAAAGCGCCTACGTGGCATGCTCCCAATATGCTCTTCGTGTAAAAAAATTAGAGACGATAAAGGATATTGGAACCAAATTGAAGTTTATATAAGAGACCATTCAGATGCAGAATTTACTCATGGTATTTGCCCTGAATGTATTAAAAAATTGTACCCTAATTTCAGGAGCAATTAA
- the tnpB gene encoding IS66 family insertion sequence element accessory protein TnpB (TnpB, as the term is used for proteins encoded by IS66 family insertion elements, is considered an accessory protein, since TnpC, encoded by a neighboring gene, is a DDE family transposase.): MMNFAPDTKVYLALGTTDMRKAINGLAVIVSEQMQLDIFSESLFVFCNRAQTILKILYWDKNGFCLWQKRLEKDRFKWPNSSKEVMNITSRELTWLVEGLNINQAHKPLKYSMIF; this comes from the coding sequence ATGATGAACTTTGCACCGGACACAAAAGTCTATCTGGCTCTGGGCACGACGGACATGCGCAAAGCGATTAACGGCCTTGCCGTTATCGTGAGTGAGCAAATGCAGTTGGATATATTTTCAGAATCCCTGTTTGTGTTCTGCAACCGGGCACAAACCATTTTAAAAATTTTATACTGGGATAAAAACGGTTTTTGCCTGTGGCAAAAGCGCCTTGAGAAAGACCGGTTCAAATGGCCGAATTCATCAAAAGAGGTCATGAATATCACCAGCCGGGAACTGACCTGGCTGGTCGAGGGATTGAATATAAATCAGGCTCATAAGCCCCTAAAATACTCTATGATTTTTTAG
- a CDS encoding DUF362 domain-containing protein has product MTRVAVCACPDYDVAHVTSAVERAVGLCGGMERFVRPGQSVLLKPNMLSAAPLEHRVTTDPALVRAVGKLVLKAGGRIIIGDSPAIDKVSRISRVTGMKEVADELGADLIEFCRPILAKTPEGSIYQALELDEAALTADVVINLPKLKTHCMMLLTLGVKNLFGMVVGPRKSQWHMHVGADRVMFADLLLDIYRTVKPALTILDGVWGMQGRGPNNGTPCHLGLLAASRDPLAMDLALAPLLGAHPASFPLYNAAVRRGLVRSNGADTQMVGDDPKGFIPEDFQLPVLESLMPVPRFMSGAISKHLTSRPVQDPGLCRDCGKCAAVCPPGCLRFVAPHRAVIDHMTCIRCYCCQEVCPADAIHFKTGALVGIVERLRAIMPQ; this is encoded by the coding sequence ATGACCAGGGTGGCGGTATGTGCCTGTCCGGATTATGATGTTGCACATGTGACATCCGCAGTGGAGCGGGCCGTGGGGTTGTGCGGGGGCATGGAACGGTTTGTTCGTCCTGGACAGAGCGTACTGCTCAAACCCAATATGCTTAGCGCTGCGCCGTTGGAACACCGGGTGACCACGGACCCGGCCCTAGTCCGCGCCGTGGGAAAACTGGTGTTAAAGGCCGGAGGCCGGATCATCATCGGAGACAGTCCGGCCATTGATAAGGTGTCCCGTATTTCTCGGGTTACCGGTATGAAAGAAGTGGCTGACGAGCTGGGGGCCGATTTGATTGAATTTTGTCGGCCCATCCTGGCCAAAACGCCTGAGGGGTCTATATACCAAGCCCTGGAGCTGGACGAGGCTGCACTGACCGCTGATGTCGTCATTAATCTGCCCAAGCTCAAAACCCATTGCATGATGCTTTTAACCCTGGGGGTTAAAAATCTTTTCGGCATGGTGGTAGGTCCGAGAAAAAGCCAGTGGCACATGCACGTCGGGGCAGACCGGGTCATGTTTGCCGATCTCTTGCTGGATATTTACCGCACGGTCAAACCGGCCCTGACCATTCTTGACGGTGTATGGGGTATGCAGGGCCGGGGGCCCAATAACGGAACGCCTTGCCATTTAGGGCTTCTTGCGGCTTCCCGTGATCCCCTGGCCATGGATTTGGCCCTGGCGCCTCTGCTGGGGGCCCATCCGGCAAGTTTTCCGTTGTATAATGCGGCGGTCCGCAGGGGCCTTGTGCGATCCAATGGTGCTGATACCCAGATGGTGGGTGACGATCCAAAGGGATTTATCCCCGAAGATTTTCAATTGCCGGTGCTGGAATCGCTCATGCCGGTGCCAAGGTTCATGTCCGGAGCAATAAGCAAACACCTGACCTCCCGGCCTGTCCAGGACCCCGGCCTATGCCGGGACTGCGGTAAATGTGCCGCGGTCTGTCCGCCTGGATGTCTTCGATTTGTGGCGCCCCATCGGGCTGTCATTGACCATATGACCTGTATCCGCTGTTATTGCTGCCAGGAGGTCTGCCCTGCCGACGCCATTCATTTTAAGACAGGTGCGCTGGTGGGAATTGTCGAGCGTTTGCGAGCCATAATGCCCCAGTGA
- a CDS encoding IS66 family transposase, whose amino-acid sequence MTRDTLKNAESLDEVKDIALNLFDENIILQEQIKSLQDRLFGRKSEKTPKDGEQMSLFDMPEPELPILNEDDTVTITEHARKKRGRKPLPADLPRVDAVHKLSEDDRKCNCGCLKDKIGEEVSEQLEYIPAKVRVIRNIRYKYACKNCEGVEDDGPTVSIARMPDQIIPKSIATPGLLAHILTAKFADALPFYRQEKQFARIGIELARSTMCNWGMKVADACEILIGMMKDDVLANPMIGIDETPLQVLKGPRKSKSYMWIFRGGPPGKPIILFEYHPTRSGDVVSTFLNGYKGIVQTDGYAGYDFLDTKKDIVHVGCWVHARRKFKEVTKALGNKANSSGNAGSALLYISKLYKIEKEAREQGLSAEQLYNMRQSQAIPILTEFKKWLDERVNKVPPKSLLGKAINYTLGQWPRLIQYTTEGFIRPDNNLVENAIRPFVIGRKNWLFSDTVQGAKASAAIYSLIETAKSNGLEPYWYLKYLFRHLPEAMTNDDFLALLPYNVKKEKISESVPC is encoded by the coding sequence ATGACAAGAGACACTCTCAAAAACGCTGAAAGCCTGGATGAAGTCAAAGACATCGCCTTGAATTTGTTTGATGAGAACATAATTCTTCAAGAGCAGATTAAATCCCTCCAGGACAGGCTTTTTGGTCGCAAATCAGAAAAAACGCCCAAAGATGGCGAACAAATGTCTCTTTTTGATATGCCGGAGCCTGAGCTTCCGATCCTGAATGAGGACGATACCGTCACCATTACTGAGCATGCCCGCAAAAAACGTGGCCGCAAACCACTGCCGGCAGATCTTCCCCGTGTAGATGCTGTTCATAAACTCAGTGAGGATGACAGAAAATGCAATTGTGGCTGTTTGAAAGATAAAATCGGTGAAGAAGTCTCTGAACAACTTGAGTACATCCCTGCCAAGGTCAGGGTGATTCGAAATATCCGATATAAATATGCTTGCAAAAACTGCGAGGGTGTTGAAGATGACGGCCCCACGGTATCCATTGCCAGGATGCCGGATCAGATTATTCCCAAAAGTATTGCCACTCCAGGACTGCTTGCCCATATCCTGACCGCCAAATTTGCAGATGCTTTGCCGTTTTATCGTCAAGAAAAGCAGTTTGCCAGGATCGGCATTGAGCTTGCCAGGTCAACCATGTGTAACTGGGGCATGAAGGTGGCTGATGCCTGTGAAATTCTCATCGGCATGATGAAGGATGACGTTTTGGCCAACCCCATGATCGGTATTGATGAAACGCCTCTTCAAGTTTTAAAAGGACCCCGCAAATCCAAATCTTATATGTGGATTTTCAGGGGCGGGCCACCAGGCAAGCCGATTATCTTGTTCGAATATCATCCGACAAGGTCGGGGGATGTTGTTTCAACATTTTTGAACGGTTATAAGGGCATCGTCCAGACGGACGGATATGCTGGGTATGATTTCCTGGATACCAAAAAAGATATTGTTCATGTTGGGTGTTGGGTTCATGCTCGTCGAAAGTTCAAAGAGGTAACAAAAGCGCTTGGCAACAAGGCGAATTCTTCCGGGAATGCCGGTTCGGCATTGTTGTATATCAGCAAGCTTTATAAAATTGAAAAAGAAGCACGGGAACAAGGGCTTTCTGCGGAACAATTGTACAATATGAGACAATCCCAGGCGATTCCAATTCTTACCGAGTTTAAGAAGTGGCTAGATGAAAGAGTAAACAAGGTTCCGCCCAAAAGCCTGCTTGGCAAGGCAATCAATTATACCCTCGGCCAATGGCCCCGATTGATCCAATACACAACGGAAGGGTTCATTCGACCGGACAACAATTTGGTTGAAAATGCCATCCGACCTTTTGTCATCGGTCGTAAAAACTGGCTGTTTTCCGATACGGTTCAAGGTGCAAAGGCGAGTGCGGCAATTTACAGTCTGATAGAAACTGCAAAATCCAATGGCCTGGAACCGTACTGGTATCTCAAGTACCTGTTTCGGCATCTGCCTGAGGCAATGACAAATGATGATTTTCTGGCGTTGCTCCCCTACAATGTGAAAAAAGAAAAAATTTCTGAATCTGTCCCTTGCTGA
- a CDS encoding PEP-CTERM sorting domain-containing protein (PEP-CTERM proteins occur, often in large numbers, in the proteomes of bacteria that also encode an exosortase, a predicted intramembrane cysteine proteinase. The presence of a PEP-CTERM domain at a protein's C-terminus predicts cleavage within the sorting domain, followed by covalent anchoring to some some component of the (usually Gram-negative) cell surface. Many PEP-CTERM proteins exhibit an unusual sequence composition that includes large numbers of potential glycosylation sites. Expression of one such protein has been shown restore the ability of a bacterium to form floc, a type of biofilm.) codes for MLFLILPGLANATLTAIGTATYNESEYNLIWDDDNNGNSVVWLDYSHYSDDWDPQVAWASTLNDEGVLTINLYDGYTVDWGTNLWRLPTTVDGLEVYGYEGDPDGDGNYTYTKGYNLANSEMGHLFYEELGNLGYIDTSGSSPDLDVCGLIQTDDFNELTEESYWSGTEYAYNTSYAWYFDMAGGFQSASDSKYAGAYALALRTGEVSVVPVPGTFWLLGLGITSLAGLSRKKFNRA; via the coding sequence TTGCTTTTTTTAATTCTGCCCGGGCTGGCAAATGCGACACTAACAGCTATAGGTACCGCCACTTACAACGAATCAGAGTATAATCTTATCTGGGACGATGACAACAACGGTAATTCAGTGGTGTGGCTGGATTATTCGCATTATTCTGACGACTGGGACCCTCAGGTCGCTTGGGCATCAACCCTGAATGACGAAGGTGTTTTGACCATTAACCTGTATGATGGATACACCGTGGACTGGGGAACAAATCTCTGGCGCCTGCCGACCACTGTTGACGGTTTGGAGGTATATGGATATGAGGGTGATCCTGATGGTGATGGGAATTACACTTATACAAAAGGGTACAATTTGGCCAATTCCGAAATGGGGCATCTTTTTTATGAGGAGCTGGGTAACCTGGGGTATATTGATACCTCCGGTAGCAGTCCAGATTTAGACGTATGCGGGCTGATCCAAACAGACGATTTTAACGAATTAACTGAGGAATCTTACTGGTCCGGTACGGAGTATGCGTACAACACGAGCTACGCCTGGTACTTCGACATGGCTGGCGGCTTCCAATCCGCCAGTGACTCCAAGTACGCTGGTGCTTACGCGCTGGCGTTACGCACCGGAGAAGTTTCCGTGGTTCCAGTGCCCGGTACATTCTGGCTGCTTGGCTTAGGGATTACAAGCTTGGCTGGACTGAGCAGAAAAAAATTCAATAGAGCCTAA
- a CDS encoding IS1 family transposase, which produces MNNIKTPISKVASALRLRGEGLGLRATGRVLRSNKSTIALWENRFADQKATLLLYGFCHEFISLTFEGDELYTIVGKRTMPSESEGWTAVIMERASRFIVDQRCGKKDTSLFKSVMKTVCGYIDHTDDLSFFSDGERRYGNMLFELCSEVFQTGKKGRPPRVLPKGVKVRVKNKGDQKHKKGRKRPKYQAPQREHLDTDQNLKESEIHANHLEAQNAAIRRKNSTFRRKTNTYAKTVKGLQRTLDVHQIIHNYVRPHWTTREVPAVALGILAKPLSLEGILSMQRAA; this is translated from the coding sequence ATGAATAATATTAAAACGCCAATCAGCAAGGTTGCATCTGCATTGAGACTTCGCGGTGAAGGCCTTGGGCTTCGAGCAACCGGCAGGGTATTGAGATCAAACAAAAGTACCATTGCACTATGGGAAAATAGATTTGCCGACCAGAAAGCCACATTGTTGCTATATGGTTTTTGTCATGAATTTATATCCCTGACATTTGAAGGAGATGAGCTCTACACCATTGTCGGTAAACGAACAATGCCATCGGAATCCGAAGGCTGGACAGCGGTCATTATGGAAAGAGCCAGTCGATTTATTGTCGACCAACGATGTGGGAAAAAAGATACATCATTATTCAAATCAGTTATGAAAACCGTATGCGGGTATATCGATCATACAGATGATTTATCGTTTTTTTCAGATGGTGAAAGACGATATGGTAATATGCTTTTCGAATTATGTTCCGAGGTTTTTCAAACCGGCAAAAAGGGGCGTCCTCCCAGAGTTCTTCCTAAAGGAGTCAAAGTTCGTGTTAAAAACAAAGGGGATCAAAAACACAAAAAAGGCCGTAAACGCCCAAAATACCAAGCTCCACAGCGAGAACATCTTGATACGGATCAAAATTTAAAGGAATCCGAAATCCATGCCAACCACCTTGAGGCTCAAAACGCTGCAATCAGGCGAAAGAATAGTACTTTCAGGAGGAAAACAAACACTTATGCAAAAACGGTAAAGGGCTTACAAAGAACACTGGATGTTCATCAAATAATTCACAACTATGTCCGTCCGCATTGGACGACAAGAGAGGTACCCGCTGTTGCTTTGGGAATATTAGCAAAACCGCTTTCTCTCGAAGGTATCTTATCCATGCAGAGAGCGGCATAA
- a CDS encoding efflux RND transporter permease subunit: MSEHNPVPPGPPGDRPRGALAWMAGNTVAANLLMAVFLVGGLFMALNIKQEVFPEFSLDSVSISVAYPGASPEEVESGIILAVEEAVRDIEGIDEITSQALEGRASITIEALDGADVTRLWQEIKSEVDRIDTFPDEAEDPVVTITSRQREVMRLALHGDAPETTMRDLADDIRDRFLSDPAITQVALEGVREREILVEIPINTLRRYGMTLSDVADAVSTASVELGGGAIKSGGGDILLRIKSRKDYALQYEKLPILTREDGSQLLLSDIAKVSEGFEDSEEWASFNGQRAVTISVYRVGKQTPTQVADATKKMLKIINADLPEGLHVSIVRDMSKIFAQRADLLLRNAYMGLGLVFLCLALFLEIRLAFWVSLGIPISFLGSFIFLSATDFTINMVSMFAFIVTLGIVVDDAVVVGENIYHCRRQGMKFLDASIQGAKSIAVPVFFSVVTNMVTFMPLMYIPGIMGKIFKTMPLVVVAVFGVSLIESLFILPAHLSHKSRPLFFPLNILEAWQAKFSERFEVFIKYVYGRILSVLLFWRYTVFALGIALLLITLGYVKSGKMGMVLFPKVESDYAFCEIYLPYGTPENKVRQMETRLVASAQRTVDENGKSDLSTGIFSQVRENNIQVRIYLTAPEVRPVSTSDVTRIWRGKTGRVAGVETISFESNRGGPGSGKALTIALRHRDADILNRAGEDLARQLGEYPIVSDIDDGSAQGKRQFDITLTPAGHRMGLTPESIARKIRNAYQGIEAVKNQRGRNEVTVRVRIADDERISETAFENYVLNAPNGEIMLRDAIKTIKGRAYTEISRSNGRREIEVSANVTPQSQSENIIRDMKQDILPSLVKHYPGLSYDFKGKQADIKESVGALVKGLALALFCVFALLAIPFKSYFQPLIIMLCIPFGIIGAVAGHIIMGYSLSVMSLFGVVAMAGVVVNDSLVLIDFANRLVRGGMPVSDAIRAAGIQRFRPILLTTLTTCGGLAPIITETSRQAKFLIPMAISLGFGILFATLITLGLVPCLYLILEDFKKFFQNKKESLL, from the coding sequence ATGTCTGAACATAACCCGGTTCCCCCAGGTCCCCCAGGAGACCGCCCAAGGGGGGCGCTTGCCTGGATGGCCGGCAATACCGTGGCCGCCAATCTGCTCATGGCGGTTTTTCTCGTGGGCGGCCTTTTCATGGCCTTGAACATCAAGCAGGAGGTGTTCCCTGAATTTTCCCTGGATTCGGTGAGTATTTCCGTGGCCTATCCCGGGGCCAGCCCCGAAGAGGTCGAGTCCGGCATTATTCTGGCTGTGGAAGAGGCGGTACGGGACATTGAAGGTATTGATGAGATAACATCCCAGGCCCTGGAAGGCCGTGCGTCGATCACCATAGAAGCCCTGGACGGTGCCGATGTCACACGCTTGTGGCAGGAGATTAAAAGCGAGGTGGACCGGATTGACACCTTTCCCGATGAAGCTGAAGACCCGGTGGTCACCATTACCTCCCGGCAGCGGGAGGTGATGCGACTGGCCCTTCATGGCGATGCACCGGAAACCACCATGCGCGATCTTGCCGACGATATCAGGGACAGGTTTTTGTCAGATCCTGCAATCACCCAGGTGGCCCTGGAAGGCGTCAGAGAGCGGGAGATCCTGGTGGAGATTCCCATCAATACCCTGCGCCGCTACGGCATGACCCTGTCCGATGTTGCGGACGCCGTTTCCACGGCTTCTGTGGAATTGGGCGGCGGTGCCATTAAATCCGGCGGCGGAGATATCTTGCTGCGCATCAAATCGCGCAAAGATTACGCCCTGCAATATGAAAAGTTGCCCATCCTCACCCGGGAGGATGGGTCTCAGTTGTTGTTGTCCGACATTGCCAAGGTCAGCGAAGGCTTTGAGGATTCGGAGGAATGGGCGTCCTTTAACGGCCAGCGGGCGGTCACCATTTCGGTTTACCGGGTGGGAAAGCAGACCCCCACCCAGGTGGCTGACGCCACCAAAAAAATGCTGAAAATCATTAATGCGGACCTGCCCGAGGGGCTTCATGTAAGCATCGTCCGGGATATGTCCAAAATATTTGCCCAAAGGGCGGATCTTTTGCTGCGCAACGCCTATATGGGGCTTGGCCTGGTGTTTTTGTGTTTGGCCTTGTTCCTTGAAATTCGCCTGGCGTTCTGGGTTAGTTTGGGTATTCCCATTTCCTTTTTAGGGTCTTTTATTTTTTTATCCGCAACCGATTTTACCATCAATATGGTGAGCATGTTTGCCTTTATCGTTACATTGGGCATTGTGGTGGACGATGCCGTGGTAGTAGGGGAAAATATTTATCATTGCCGCCGCCAGGGTATGAAGTTTCTGGATGCTTCCATCCAGGGGGCAAAAAGCATTGCCGTTCCCGTATTTTTTTCAGTGGTCACCAATATGGTTACATTTATGCCCCTCATGTATATCCCGGGTATCATGGGCAAAATTTTTAAAACCATGCCCCTGGTGGTGGTGGCTGTATTTGGCGTCTCTTTGATTGAGAGCCTGTTTATCCTGCCGGCTCACTTAAGCCATAAAAGCCGCCCCTTGTTTTTTCCCTTGAATATTCTTGAAGCCTGGCAGGCAAAGTTTTCTGAAAGATTTGAAGTTTTTATTAAATACGTATACGGCAGGATTTTGTCGGTACTGCTTTTCTGGCGGTATACGGTATTTGCCTTAGGTATTGCCCTGTTGCTGATTACCCTTGGTTATGTAAAATCCGGGAAAATGGGCATGGTTTTGTTCCCAAAAGTTGAATCTGATTATGCTTTTTGTGAAATTTATCTGCCCTACGGAACGCCTGAAAATAAGGTTCGGCAAATGGAAACCCGTCTGGTGGCATCGGCCCAAAGGACTGTGGATGAAAATGGAAAGTCTGATTTGTCCACAGGGATTTTTTCCCAGGTCCGCGAGAATAACATCCAGGTGAGGATTTATTTGACTGCGCCTGAGGTGCGGCCGGTATCAACCTCCGATGTGACCCGGATCTGGCGGGGAAAAACCGGCCGTGTTGCCGGGGTCGAGACCATCTCCTTTGAATCCAACCGGGGCGGTCCCGGGTCGGGCAAAGCGTTGACCATTGCTTTGAGGCACCGGGATGCGGATATTTTAAACCGGGCCGGAGAAGACCTTGCCCGGCAGCTGGGTGAATACCCAATCGTATCGGACATTGATGACGGTTCCGCCCAGGGCAAACGGCAGTTTGACATCACCCTGACCCCTGCCGGTCACCGTATGGGGCTTACCCCGGAATCCATTGCCCGCAAAATCCGTAACGCCTACCAGGGGATTGAGGCGGTGAAAAATCAACGGGGAAGAAACGAGGTCACGGTCAGGGTAAGGATTGCAGATGATGAGCGCATTTCCGAAACCGCATTTGAAAATTATGTGCTCAATGCGCCAAACGGGGAGATTATGCTCAGGGATGCCATCAAAACCATCAAAGGACGGGCTTATACCGAAATCAGCCGGAGCAACGGACGGCGGGAAATTGAGGTCTCGGCCAATGTGACCCCCCAGTCGCAGTCCGAAAATATTATCCGGGATATGAAGCAGGATATTCTGCCGTCACTGGTGAAACACTATCCGGGTCTGTCATACGACTTCAAGGGTAAACAGGCGGATATCAAAGAGAGTGTGGGAGCCTTGGTCAAGGGGTTGGCTCTGGCGTTATTCTGTGTGTTTGCCTTGTTGGCCATTCCATTTAAAAGTTATTTTCAGCCCTTGATCATTATGCTGTGCATTCCCTTTGGTATTATCGGGGCTGTGGCCGGCCATATTATTATGGGATATTCCCTTTCTGTCATGAGTCTGTTCGGCGTTGTGGCCATGGCAGGGGTGGTGGTCAACGACTCTTTGGTGCTCATTGATTTTGCCAATCGATTGGTGCGCGGGGGCATGCCTGTGTCGGATGCGATCCGGGCTGCCGGAATACAGCGGTTCAGGCCCATTCTTTTGACCACCTTAACCACCTGCGGGGGGCTTGCGCCGATTATTACAGAGACATCCCGCCAGGCAAAGTTTTTGATTCCTATGGCCATCTCCCTGGGATTCGGTATTCTGTTTGCCACACTGATTACTTTGGGGCTTGTGCCCTGTCTTTACCTGATATTAGAGGACTTTAAAAAGTTTTTTCAAAATAAGAAGGAATCTCTTTTATGA
- a CDS encoding DUF2293 domain-containing protein — MEQHQHLSVSPGSVEGTFYSESGEKLTPPEGWTFLPAGDAAVTRRVKLKSPVWVVQVKYRRRMISKGIWAPADNILAAKQEVAARRSTPAYANARNRELARRQAKQEAYAQEFNDQIIKFLNFHPRYEQEAQILGNIITTHATPVGTGTVARTQRIPINKRAQAAVIAWMRHKTTAYDSMKIPRVKGKRREVRKDLAKKSIEVLETYRHGRGQPEDCPLKQALEEKHSV; from the coding sequence ATGGAACAACATCAGCATTTAAGTGTTTCTCCAGGGTCTGTAGAAGGAACATTCTATTCTGAATCAGGGGAAAAACTAACACCGCCAGAAGGGTGGACTTTTTTGCCCGCAGGGGATGCCGCGGTTACAAGGCGAGTAAAATTAAAGAGCCCCGTATGGGTGGTCCAGGTAAAATACCGCAGACGGATGATTTCAAAAGGAATCTGGGCGCCCGCTGACAATATCCTGGCTGCAAAACAAGAAGTGGCTGCCAGGAGATCAACACCGGCCTATGCCAATGCGCGGAATCGGGAACTTGCACGAAGGCAGGCCAAGCAAGAGGCCTATGCACAGGAATTTAATGATCAGATCATCAAGTTTTTGAATTTTCATCCCAGGTATGAACAAGAGGCACAAATCCTTGGAAACATCATAACCACCCACGCAACCCCTGTGGGCACCGGAACCGTGGCCAGAACCCAGCGCATTCCTATCAATAAGAGAGCCCAGGCTGCTGTTATCGCATGGATGCGACATAAGACCACAGCCTATGATTCAATGAAAATTCCACGTGTAAAGGGAAAGCGAAGAGAGGTAAGAAAAGACCTGGCCAAAAAGTCAATAGAAGTGTTGGAAACATATCGTCATGGCCGGGGCCAGCCAGAGGATTGTCCCCTGAAACAGGCATTGGAAGAGAAGCATAGCGTTTGA